A region from the Campylobacter blaseri genome encodes:
- a CDS encoding AAA family ATPase, translated as MKLNFQEILQKFKINKLNIILIFLAILIGLLSFVYLRNGPVYINYENYEKLLNSNSIESARIKDDKVYLKFNGREYIILKEAVNLKELYKITKISKQDNMPFWAEFIVLCFIVLVLIILVDRYFRKNLSEVKNFKNEFNTQRNFTTNIQKSNEFVSAISDYKFSDVAGIDEVKSELLEIVDFLKNPEKYKDFGIVLPKGVLMSGPPGVGKTLIAKAVAGEAGVPFYYESGANFAQMFVGVGAQKVRELFAHAKSNAPSIVFIDEIDAIGKSRGGNRNDEREATLNQLLTEMDGFEDSNGVIVMGATNKIEMIDDALLRPGRFDRRVFISLPNYKDRINILKLYLKNKSHNVDLSKLSRMSVGFSGAGLATFVNEAMISALKRGSKTLEMEDFEKIKTKVASGKRKEIILSESEKEIQALYQGAKALSAYWFGLDFDKINLLEDDFVKNDIEIESKTTLENRLKVYLSGIAALFVYKEDMFSNSKIDLKKSLNLAHNIVYEYGMGNSFIPNSEDVSSIVNNNYLEVKEFLKNMQNVLFEISKYIFAFEVITSEEIKKIIEEQYTKDNNEDKNRDTNA; from the coding sequence ATGAAATTAAACTTTCAGGAAATTTTGCAGAAATTTAAAATTAATAAATTAAATATAATACTTATATTTTTAGCCATATTAATTGGACTACTTTCTTTTGTATATTTAAGAAATGGACCTGTTTATATAAATTATGAAAATTATGAAAAGCTTTTAAATAGCAACTCAATAGAGAGTGCAAGAATAAAAGATGATAAGGTATATTTGAAATTTAATGGCAGAGAATACATAATACTTAAAGAGGCGGTTAATCTAAAAGAGTTATACAAAATTACCAAAATTTCAAAGCAAGATAATATGCCTTTTTGGGCTGAATTTATAGTTTTATGTTTTATAGTTTTGGTTTTAATTATATTAGTAGATAGATATTTTAGAAAAAATTTAAGTGAAGTAAAAAATTTTAAAAACGAATTTAACACTCAGCGAAACTTTACAACAAATATACAAAAATCTAATGAGTTTGTATCTGCTATTTCTGATTACAAATTCAGTGATGTAGCAGGCATTGATGAGGTAAAAAGTGAGCTTTTAGAAATAGTGGATTTTTTAAAAAATCCAGAAAAATATAAAGATTTTGGAATTGTTTTGCCTAAAGGTGTTTTAATGTCAGGACCCCCAGGAGTTGGCAAAACACTTATAGCAAAAGCAGTTGCAGGAGAGGCAGGAGTTCCATTTTACTATGAAAGTGGAGCAAATTTTGCCCAAATGTTTGTTGGAGTTGGAGCACAAAAAGTAAGAGAACTTTTTGCACATGCAAAATCAAATGCACCTTCTATTGTATTTATAGATGAGATTGATGCTATTGGCAAAAGCAGAGGTGGAAATAGAAATGATGAGAGAGAAGCAACTTTAAACCAACTACTTACAGAAATGGATGGTTTTGAAGATAGCAATGGCGTAATTGTTATGGGTGCAACAAATAAGATAGAAATGATAGATGATGCACTTTTAAGACCTGGTAGGTTTGATAGAAGAGTTTTTATATCTTTGCCAAATTACAAAGATAGGATTAATATCTTAAAGCTATATTTAAAAAATAAATCTCATAATGTTGATTTAAGTAAATTATCTAGAATGAGTGTCGGTTTTAGTGGAGCAGGGCTTGCTACTTTTGTAAATGAGGCTATGATTAGTGCTTTAAAAAGAGGTAGCAAAACTTTAGAAATGGAAGATTTTGAAAAAATTAAAACTAAAGTTGCCAGCGGAAAGAGAAAAGAGATAATTTTAAGTGAGTCTGAAAAAGAGATTCAAGCACTATATCAAGGTGCAAAAGCTTTAAGTGCTTATTGGTTTGGTTTGGATTTTGATAAGATAAATTTATTAGAGGATGATTTTGTTAAAAATGATATTGAGATAGAGTCAAAAACTACGCTAGAAAATAGGCTAAAAGTATATTTAAGTGGTATTGCAGCTCTTTTTGTATATAAAGAAGATATGTTTAGCAACTCAAAAATTGATTTAAAAAAATCATTAAATTTAGCACATAATATAGTATATGAGTATGGAATGGGAAATAGCTTTATACCAAATAGTGAAGATGTTTCAAGTATTGTAAACAATAACTATCTTGAAGTTAAAGAGTTTTTAAAAAATATGCAAAATGTGCTTTTTGAAATTTCAAAATATATTTTTGCATTTGAGGTTATCACTTCAGAAGAGATAAAAAAAATTATAGAAGAACAATATACAAAGGATAATAATGAAGATAAAAATAGGGATACTAACGCTTAG
- the mog gene encoding molybdopterin adenylyltransferase, producing MKIKIGILTLSDRASDGVYEDRSGIAIKEILNEWITNEIEYFYKVIPDDYDLIVENLIKMCDSDNCDLVVTTGGTGPALRDVTPEATEKVCEKMMPGFGELMRMESLKYVPTAILSRQTAGIRGKSFIINLPGNPKAIKECLEPVFPAIPYCIDLIEGGYIKTDESKMKVFRPKQKPKH from the coding sequence ATGAAGATAAAAATAGGGATACTAACGCTTAGCGATAGGGCTAGTGATGGGGTTTATGAAGATAGATCAGGCATTGCTATTAAAGAGATACTTAATGAGTGGATAACAAATGAAATAGAATATTTTTATAAAGTTATTCCAGATGATTATGACTTAATTGTTGAGAATTTAATTAAAATGTGTGATAGTGATAATTGCGATTTAGTTGTAACTACGGGTGGAACAGGTCCTGCATTAAGAGATGTTACCCCAGAAGCTACAGAAAAAGTTTGTGAAAAAATGATGCCAGGGTTTGGTGAGCTTATGAGAATGGAGAGTTTAAAATATGTTCCAACTGCCATTTTGTCAAGGCAAACTGCAGGAATTCGCGGTAAAAGTTTTATTATAAATTTACCAGGAAATCCAAAAGCAATTAAAGAGTGTTTAGAGCCTGTTTTTCCTGCTATTCCTTATTGTATCGATTTGATTGAGGGTGGATATATTAAAACAGATGAGTCTAAAATGAAAGTATTTCGCCCAAAACAAAAACCAAAACATTAA
- a CDS encoding sugar transferase codes for MRNFFCSILLIIVDILSIFISISIMTFFKNYQNLLFGIDKQYEYSEYTQFFIIYAITILVLAYNKLYTVRYDFWHETQIIIKSCFLSSLLLFSIMALGKDIEYSRIILIGSYILLILIMPTLKYFFKLFLFNIGIWKKKVYLINGDKETNSGIFSNKYLGYVVTKNDDYDVLFIGNNNKNLEEISAIIEKNALAHKEVIFSPVLQDYDFNRVNILSIFSLNKNLIILKNSLLNPLDRLLKICFDYIIVLCFLPILIIAFFIIFILMRIEEPKSSIFFKQKRLGRNGKEFWCYKFRSMREDGDELLKQYLKEHPEEIEFYKKYHKYKNDPRITKIGGFLRMSSVDELPQLINVLKLEMSIVGPRPILPGEFELGGASKTQKEIILKVRPGLTGLAQINGRNTANFEDRIKMNIWYVKNWSVYKDIVIILKTIAIVLKMKSAG; via the coding sequence GTGAGAAATTTTTTTTGTAGCATTTTATTAATCATAGTTGATATACTATCAATATTTATCTCAATTTCTATAATGACTTTTTTTAAAAACTACCAAAATTTACTTTTTGGTATAGATAAACAGTATGAATACAGCGAATATACCCAATTTTTTATTATCTATGCAATAACTATATTAGTTCTTGCATATAATAAACTCTACACCGTTAGATATGACTTTTGGCATGAAACTCAAATAATAATAAAATCTTGCTTCCTTTCATCTTTATTACTTTTTTCCATTATGGCTTTAGGTAAAGATATAGAGTATTCAAGAATTATATTAATAGGTTCATATATACTTTTAATCCTAATAATGCCTACATTAAAATATTTTTTTAAATTATTTTTATTTAATATTGGAATTTGGAAGAAAAAAGTATATCTTATAAATGGTGACAAAGAGACAAATAGCGGCATATTTTCCAATAAATATCTAGGGTATGTAGTTACTAAAAACGATGATTATGATGTTCTTTTTATAGGAAATAATAATAAAAACTTAGAGGAAATTAGTGCTATTATAGAAAAAAATGCCCTAGCCCATAAAGAGGTGATATTTAGCCCAGTATTGCAAGACTATGATTTTAATAGAGTCAATATCCTAAGCATATTTAGTTTAAATAAAAACCTTATCATACTTAAAAACTCTTTATTAAATCCTTTAGATCGTCTATTAAAAATATGTTTTGACTACATTATAGTATTATGTTTTTTGCCTATATTAATAATTGCTTTTTTTATAATTTTTATACTTATGCGTATAGAAGAGCCAAAATCTAGTATATTTTTCAAACAAAAAAGACTTGGTCGTAATGGAAAAGAGTTTTGGTGCTACAAATTTAGAAGTATGAGAGAAGACGGTGATGAACTTTTAAAACAATATCTAAAAGAACACCCAGAAGAGATAGAATTTTATAAAAAATATCATAAGTATAAAAATGATCCACGAATAACAAAAATAGGAGGTTTTTTAAGGATGAGCTCTGTTGATGAGTTGCCACAACTAATAAATGTCTTAAAACTTGAAATGAGTATAGTTGGTCCAAGACCAATTTTACCTGGAGAATTTGAGTTAGGTGGCGCTAGTAAAACTCAAAAAGAGATAATCCTAAAAGTTAGACCAGGACTAACTGGACTTGCACAAATAAATGGTAGAAATACTGCTAATTTTGAAGATAGAATCAAAATGAATATTTGGTATGTTAAAAACTGGAGTGTCTATAAAGACATTGTAATTATACTTAAAACAATTGCTATAGTATTAAAAATGAAAAGTGCTGGGTAG
- a CDS encoding anthranilate synthase component I family protein encodes MLLLEPIVYYKQILKDYKNSFLAEDNFQVIIGINAKYIDGKTISFDDFKQKFYEAKKEDNTKAPFAGLFGITSYEMVDEFEVIGENKKSLYKFPKFIYANASSYLHYDKISKIYTYYGTDFKYYDKLKELKTTKDNIKEDRYYTIKTNLKDEKEYFDKMVKTAKKYIENGDVFQVVLSQILEISTNLDSLKFYIELKANNPSPYMFHFPTPYGDVVGSSPELIMEIRDSEIFVAPIAGTRSRGRTPNEDEKLKKELLKDEKELAEHRMLIDLARNDIGKFAKAGSVRVKNPMQVVKYEHVMHIVSEVYGKKPKNVSSFDILSVVFPAGTLSGSPKIRAMQIINELECSKRGIYGGGIGFWHFNGDVQMAILIRSAIFIPNKKDDKNLVFIGAGAGIVYDSISKNEYSEICKKRRSCLRVIEKLCKEID; translated from the coding sequence ATGTTACTTTTAGAACCTATAGTGTATTATAAACAAATTTTAAAAGATTATAAAAATAGTTTTTTGGCAGAGGATAATTTTCAGGTTATAATAGGAATTAATGCTAAATATATTGATGGAAAAACTATAAGTTTTGATGATTTTAAACAAAAATTTTATGAAGCAAAAAAAGAAGATAATACAAAAGCACCATTTGCTGGACTTTTTGGTATTACAAGTTATGAAATGGTAGATGAGTTTGAGGTAATTGGTGAAAATAAAAAAAGCCTTTATAAGTTTCCAAAATTTATATATGCAAATGCTAGTTCTTACTTACACTACGATAAAATAAGTAAAATTTATACATATTATGGAACAGATTTTAAATACTATGATAAATTAAAAGAGTTAAAAACAACAAAAGATAATATTAAAGAAGATAGATATTATACTATAAAAACAAATCTAAAAGATGAAAAAGAGTATTTTGATAAAATGGTTAAAACAGCTAAAAAATATATAGAAAATGGAGATGTTTTTCAAGTTGTATTAAGCCAAATTTTAGAAATTTCTACAAATCTTGATAGTCTTAAGTTTTACATAGAGCTTAAAGCTAATAATCCAAGTCCATATATGTTTCATTTTCCAACACCTTATGGAGATGTAGTAGGCAGTAGTCCTGAACTTATAATGGAAATAAGAGATAGTGAAATATTTGTAGCACCAATTGCTGGGACAAGAAGTCGTGGTAGAACCCCAAATGAAGACGAAAAGTTGAAAAAAGAGCTTTTAAAAGATGAAAAAGAGTTAGCTGAACATCGTATGCTTATAGATTTAGCTAGAAATGACATTGGTAAATTTGCAAAAGCAGGAAGTGTGAGAGTAAAAAATCCTATGCAAGTAGTTAAATATGAACATGTAATGCATATAGTAAGTGAAGTTTATGGTAAAAAACCAAAAAATGTGTCATCTTTTGATATTTTAAGTGTTGTTTTTCCTGCTGGAACGCTTAGTGGAAGTCCAAAAATTAGGGCAATGCAAATTATAAATGAGCTAGAGTGTTCAAAACGAGGGATATATGGAGGAGGAATTGGCTTTTGGCATTTTAATGGAGATGTTCAGATGGCGATACTAATTAGATCAGCTATTTTTATACCAAATAAAAAAGATGATAAGAACTTAGTTTTTATAGGTGCTGGAGCAGGCATAGTATATGATAGTATATCAAAAAATGAATATAGTGAAATATGTAAAAAAAGAAGAAGTTGCCTTAGGGTGATTGAAAAACTATGCAAGGAGATAGATTGA
- a CDS encoding phosphoribosylanthranilate isomerase: MSVKVKICGIKNEIEALSVAELKVDFLGVIFAQSIRQVTPKIAKNISKIAYENGKKTVGVFAGISEDDIIKICKFSNLQIVQIYEKIEANFKDRLSKEDIEVWQVVSIKDEIPNLENLYFDKILFDYKGKKLGGNGVSFDWNLLKNFKEKPFVLAGGIDIYNAKEAVRFNPYAIDVNSKVEDSSGLKDVNLIKKLLANIKM; the protein is encoded by the coding sequence ATGAGTGTTAAAGTTAAAATTTGTGGAATAAAAAATGAGATAGAAGCACTAAGCGTTGCTGAACTTAAAGTTGATTTTTTAGGAGTTATATTTGCCCAGTCAATAAGACAAGTAACCCCTAAAATAGCAAAAAATATATCAAAAATAGCTTATGAAAATGGTAAAAAAACCGTTGGTGTTTTTGCAGGAATTAGTGAAGATGATATTATTAAAATTTGCAAATTTTCAAATTTGCAAATAGTTCAAATTTATGAAAAAATAGAGGCAAATTTCAAAGATAGACTTAGTAAAGAAGATATTGAAGTTTGGCAGGTTGTAAGCATAAAAGATGAAATTCCAAATTTGGAAAATCTGTATTTTGATAAAATTTTATTTGATTATAAGGGTAAAAAATTAGGTGGAAATGGTGTAAGTTTTGATTGGAATTTACTTAAAAATTTTAAAGAAAAACCTTTTGTATTAGCTGGAGGGATAGATATTTATAATGCAAAAGAAGCAGTTAGGTTTAACCCTTATGCTATAGATGTAAATAGTAAGGTTGAAGATAGTAGTGGGCTTAAAGATGTTAATTTAATCAAAAAACTTCTAGCTAACATTAAAATGTAG
- the trpB gene encoding tryptophan synthase subunit beta produces MNTKAYFGKFGGQFIPETAMFALEELEEAYKIIGQSKQFKEELNELLKEYVGRPTPLYHAKRLSEYYGHEIYFKREDLNHTGAHKLNNALAQTLLAKKMGKKKVIAETGAGQHGVATATAAALLGLECDVYMGEVDAKRQELNLFRMELLGAKVVVIKEGLRTLKEATTAAIQGWVNEIESVFYVIGSVVGPYPYPLMVRNFQRVIGDEAKKQLATKNIKADYVIACVGGGSNAIGIFTAFLDDESVELRGVEAGGLGVDTPYNAATLTKGRAGIIHGMKTIVLQDKYGKILPVHSISAGLDYPGVGPEHAHLFDIKRVKYEAVSDDECIKALKLTTKLEGIIPAIESSHALAYLDKLCPKLKNGKKNIVVNISGRGDKDMDSVRNYKKGTIYG; encoded by the coding sequence ATGAATACAAAAGCATATTTTGGAAAATTTGGAGGTCAATTTATCCCAGAAACTGCAATGTTTGCACTAGAAGAGCTTGAAGAGGCATATAAAATAATAGGGCAAAGCAAGCAGTTTAAAGAAGAGCTTAACGAGCTTTTAAAAGAGTATGTTGGAAGACCCACACCGCTTTATCATGCAAAAAGATTGAGTGAGTATTATGGTCATGAGATCTATTTTAAAAGAGAGGATTTAAATCATACAGGCGCACATAAATTAAACAATGCTTTAGCCCAAACACTTTTAGCTAAAAAAATGGGTAAGAAAAAGGTTATAGCTGAAACTGGAGCAGGGCAACATGGAGTTGCAACTGCAACTGCTGCAGCACTTTTAGGGCTTGAATGTGATGTTTATATGGGTGAGGTTGATGCAAAAAGACAAGAGTTAAATCTTTTTAGAATGGAGCTACTTGGTGCAAAAGTTGTGGTTATAAAAGAGGGGTTAAGAACACTTAAAGAGGCAACAACAGCTGCAATTCAAGGCTGGGTAAATGAAATAGAGAGCGTTTTTTATGTAATAGGCTCTGTAGTTGGGCCATATCCCTATCCGTTAATGGTAAGAAATTTTCAAAGAGTTATTGGAGATGAGGCAAAAAAGCAACTAGCAACCAAAAATATAAAAGCTGATTATGTTATAGCATGTGTTGGCGGTGGAAGCAATGCTATTGGAATTTTTACTGCATTTTTAGATGATGAGAGTGTTGAGCTAAGAGGGGTTGAAGCCGGTGGTTTAGGGGTTGATACCCCATATAATGCAGCAACGCTTACAAAAGGTAGAGCAGGTATTATACATGGTATGAAAACTATAGTTTTGCAAGATAAATATGGTAAAATTTTGCCAGTTCATAGCATTTCAGCAGGACTTGATTATCCTGGAGTTGGACCTGAGCACGCTCATCTTTTTGATATAAAAAGAGTTAAATATGAAGCAGTTAGTGATGATGAATGTATTAAAGCTTTAAAGCTTACAACAAAATTAGAAGGGATTATACCAGCTATTGAGAGTTCACATGCTTTAGCGTATCTTGATAAGCTATGCCCAAAGCTTAAAAACGGTAAAAAAAATATCGTTGTTAATATAAGCGGAAGAGGTGATAAAGATATGGATAGTGTAAGAAATTATAAAAAAGGAACTATTTATGGATAA
- the trpA gene encoding tryptophan synthase subunit alpha — protein MDNIQSAFKNKNANIGYIVAGYPSVEHTIEFIDNLDKSVIDLLEIGIPYSDPIADGKVILDAGLEAIENGVNTDTVFEILEKRTSKKPIVFLVYYNLIYAYGLSNFIQRSKKCGIQGFIIPDMPYEESEEMFKLCKKNDLSLIPLISVTSEHRAKKLLTRSSGFIYAIGAIGVTGGEQTPLNRLKHMVGDLKKMSDLPVAVGFGIRTNEDINITREYADGAIVGTSLVELCGKFRGEYLLEEVKELFN, from the coding sequence ATGGATAATATACAATCAGCCTTTAAAAACAAAAATGCAAATATTGGATATATCGTAGCAGGCTACCCAAGCGTGGAACATACAATTGAATTTATAGATAATTTAGATAAAAGCGTCATAGATCTTCTTGAGATAGGAATTCCATACTCAGATCCTATAGCTGATGGAAAGGTGATTTTGGATGCTGGACTTGAGGCTATAGAAAATGGCGTAAATACCGATACGGTATTTGAAATTTTAGAAAAAAGAACAAGTAAAAAACCAATTGTTTTTTTGGTATATTATAACTTAATATATGCATATGGCTTAAGTAACTTCATACAAAGGTCTAAAAAATGTGGTATTCAGGGTTTTATAATACCAGATATGCCATATGAAGAGAGCGAAGAGATGTTTAAACTTTGTAAAAAAAATGATTTGAGCTTAATACCTCTTATAAGTGTTACTTCTGAGCACCGTGCAAAAAAACTTTTAACAAGATCTAGCGGCTTTATCTATGCTATTGGCGCTATTGGAGTTACTGGTGGAGAGCAAACTCCTTTAAATCGTTTAAAGCATATGGTTGGCGATTTAAAAAAGATGAGTGATTTGCCAGTTGCTGTTGGATTTGGAATTCGGACAAATGAAGATATAAATATAACAAGAGAGTATGCTGATGGAGCTATAGTAGGAACATCTTTGGTTGAGCTTTGTGGTAAATTTAGAGGTGAATATTTATTAGAAGAGGTAAAAGAGTTATTTAATTAG
- a CDS encoding YceI family protein: protein MKKIITSTVAALFLATGVNAAEYVLDKAHSSIGFEIKHMQISKVRGNFTNFDGAVSFDPKTKKLTNLNGEIVISSINTNNNKRDDHLRSVDYFDVEKFPTMKFEMTEFIQDKDDDEEGIVKGNLTIKGVTKVVEFEYELGGTTKTDDGKTLIGLSLEGDILRTDFNIGEESVAMGNKVKMIIELEAKEK from the coding sequence ATGAAGAAAATTATTACTTCAACAGTAGCGGCGCTTTTTTTAGCAACAGGAGTTAATGCAGCAGAGTATGTTTTAGACAAAGCTCACTCATCTATAGGTTTTGAAATTAAACATATGCAAATAAGCAAAGTAAGAGGAAATTTTACTAATTTTGATGGAGCTGTAAGTTTTGATCCTAAAACTAAAAAACTAACCAACCTTAATGGTGAAATAGTAATAAGTTCTATAAACACAAACAACAACAAAAGAGACGATCATTTAAGAAGTGTGGACTATTTTGATGTAGAAAAATTCCCAACTATGAAATTTGAAATGACAGAGTTTATCCAAGATAAAGATGATGACGAAGAAGGCATTGTAAAAGGAAACCTTACTATAAAAGGCGTAACTAAAGTAGTTGAGTTTGAATATGAATTAGGCGGTACTACAAAAACAGATGATGGAAAAACTCTTATAGGTTTAAGCTTAGAAGGCGATATTTTAAGGACTGATTTTAACATCGGTGAAGAAAGTGTAGCAATGGGCAATAAAGTTAAAATGATTATTGAATTAGAAGCAAAAGAGAAATAA